From a single Actinomycetota bacterium genomic region:
- the purQ gene encoding phosphoribosylformylglycinamidine synthase subunit PurQ, translated as MKFGVVVFPGSNCEADCYHVIDKVLREDVDYVWHKERVVSSYDCLVLPGGFSYGDYLRCGAIARFSPVMEAVAGFAREGGLVIGICNGFQILLEAGLLPGAMLRNTSLHFICRFVNLRVENTATPWTNRAQPGQVLRIPIAHNEGNYVVDPATHRRLVEEGRVILRYCDQNGEVNPESNPNGSLDNIAGICNEGFNVFGLMPHPERASEEILGSTDGLVIWESILEHYRERG; from the coding sequence ATGAAGTTCGGAGTGGTGGTCTTCCCCGGTAGCAACTGTGAAGCGGATTGTTATCACGTCATCGACAAGGTACTCCGGGAGGACGTGGATTACGTGTGGCACAAGGAAAGGGTCGTCTCGTCCTACGACTGCCTGGTCCTGCCGGGCGGATTCTCCTACGGAGATTACCTGCGGTGCGGGGCCATAGCCCGCTTCAGCCCGGTCATGGAGGCGGTGGCCGGGTTCGCCCGGGAGGGAGGGCTGGTCATCGGCATCTGCAATGGATTCCAGATCCTCCTGGAGGCGGGACTGCTCCCCGGCGCCATGCTGCGCAACACCAGCCTCCATTTCATCTGCCGCTTCGTAAACCTGAGGGTGGAAAACACCGCCACCCCCTGGACCAACCGCGCTCAGCCGGGGCAGGTCCTGCGTATTCCCATAGCCCACAACGAGGGCAATTACGTGGTGGATCCCGCCACCCACCGGCGGCTGGTGGAGGAGGGGCGGGTTATACTGCGTTACTGTGACCAGAACGGTGAGGTCAACCCGGAGTCCAACCCTAACGGTTCCCTGGACAACATCGCCGGCATATGCAACGAAGGATTTAACGTCTTCGGACTCATGCCCCACCCGGAGAGGGCCTCGGAGGAGATACTGGGGAGCACCGACGGCCTGGTGATCTGGGAATCCATCCTCGAGCACTACCGGGAAAGGGGATGA
- a CDS encoding phosphoribosylaminoimidazolesuccinocarboxamide synthase, which yields MEKRELIYEGKAKRVYATDQPGQVIHEFKDEATAFDGKKRGVIAGKGKVNARMSDIIFRYLEKHGIHTHHIKLLSDNQILTWWLEMIPVEIIVRNFAAGSLAKRLGYPERTEMKAPIVEYYYKNDELGDPMLTREHIHELGLAGDEQLDEMTSIALRVNEILRPYFEARGLILADFKLEFGTREGRLLLGDEFSPDVCRLWDAETGEIMDKDRFRKDLGRVEETYAEVLRRISEEKTGIAAAVYVSPKKGILDPAGQAALGALKSLGYDEVKDVRIGKYITLRLEGVDEGKAEERVREMCERLLANPIIEDYRVEIE from the coding sequence ATGGAAAAGCGGGAACTCATCTACGAGGGCAAGGCCAAGAGGGTCTATGCCACCGACCAGCCCGGCCAGGTCATCCACGAGTTCAAGGACGAGGCCACCGCCTTCGACGGCAAGAAGCGCGGGGTCATCGCCGGGAAGGGCAAGGTGAACGCCCGGATGTCGGACATTATCTTCCGGTACCTGGAAAAACATGGCATCCATACCCACCACATCAAGCTCCTCTCCGATAACCAGATCCTCACCTGGTGGCTGGAGATGATCCCGGTGGAGATAATCGTGCGCAACTTCGCCGCCGGAAGCCTGGCCAAGCGCCTGGGCTACCCGGAGCGCACGGAGATGAAGGCCCCCATCGTGGAGTACTACTACAAGAACGACGAGCTTGGCGATCCCATGCTGACTCGTGAGCACATCCATGAGCTGGGGCTGGCCGGCGACGAGCAACTGGACGAGATGACCTCCATAGCCCTGCGGGTGAACGAGATCCTGCGCCCCTACTTCGAGGCACGCGGGCTCATCTTGGCCGATTTCAAGCTGGAGTTCGGGACGCGGGAAGGGAGGCTCCTTCTGGGGGACGAGTTCAGCCCCGACGTGTGCCGGTTGTGGGACGCGGAGACGGGGGAGATCATGGACAAGGACCGTTTTCGAAAGGACCTGGGGAGGGTGGAGGAGACCTATGCCGAGGTCCTGCGCCGGATAAGCGAGGAAAAGACCGGCATCGCCGCCGCGGTCTACGTATCTCCCAAGAAGGGGATTCTCGATCCCGCGGGTCAGGCTGCCCTGGGCGCCCTCAAGTCCTTGGGCTACGACGAGGTGAAAGACGTGCGCATCGGCAAGTACATCACCCTGCGCCTGGAGGGAGTGGATGAGGGCAAGGCCGAGGAGCGTGTCAGGGAGATGTGCGAGCGCCTGCTGGCCAACCCCATCATCGAGGACTACCGGGTGGAGATAGAGTGA
- the purB gene encoding adenylosuccinate lyase → MIERYTLPEMASVWSEENKLRKWLEIEILAVEARVERGEVPREALEEIRARAAFDPRRVKEIEETVHHDVIAFLTNVAENVGEASRYIHYGMTSSDILDTGLALQMREAMDLILDEAVALTSTLRSKALECRDMVMVGRTHGVHAEPMVFGQKLALWAFEMARNIQRLRRAREVISYGKISGAVGTYAHLDPWVEEYVCGKLGLRPAEVSTQVLQRDRHAEYLVALAVTGASLEKFALEVRGLQRTEVREAEEPFRRGQKGSSAMPHKRNPILCERICGLARVLRSNALAALENVALWHERDISHSSVERVIIPDSTTLLHYMLVKFHGVMRGLSLYPENMRRNLELTRGLVFSESVLLALVRKGLTREEAYALVQRNAMQSWSTGRDFLALLLEDPEVIGYLDREELEACFDLPSHLRNLGRIFKRLEELVI, encoded by the coding sequence ATGATCGAACGCTATACCCTCCCCGAGATGGCCTCCGTCTGGAGCGAGGAGAACAAGCTACGCAAGTGGCTGGAGATCGAGATCCTGGCCGTGGAGGCGCGGGTGGAACGGGGGGAGGTCCCCCGCGAGGCCCTGGAGGAGATACGGGCCCGGGCGGCCTTCGATCCCCGCAGGGTTAAGGAGATAGAGGAGACCGTCCACCACGACGTCATCGCCTTCCTCACCAATGTGGCCGAAAACGTGGGGGAGGCCTCCCGCTACATCCACTACGGCATGACCTCCTCCGACATCCTGGACACCGGCCTGGCCCTCCAGATGCGGGAGGCCATGGACCTCATCCTGGACGAGGCGGTGGCCCTGACTTCCACGCTCAGGTCCAAGGCGTTGGAATGCCGGGACATGGTCATGGTGGGGCGCACCCACGGCGTGCATGCCGAGCCCATGGTCTTCGGCCAGAAGCTGGCCCTTTGGGCCTTCGAGATGGCGAGGAACATCCAGCGCCTGCGCCGCGCCCGGGAGGTCATAAGCTACGGCAAGATCTCCGGCGCCGTAGGCACCTACGCCCACCTGGACCCCTGGGTGGAGGAGTACGTGTGCGGCAAGCTGGGACTGCGACCGGCGGAGGTCTCCACCCAGGTCCTGCAGAGGGACCGCCACGCCGAGTACCTGGTGGCCCTGGCCGTGACCGGGGCCAGCCTGGAGAAGTTCGCCCTGGAGGTGCGGGGCCTGCAGCGCACCGAGGTCCGGGAGGCGGAGGAGCCCTTCCGGCGGGGGCAGAAGGGGTCCAGCGCCATGCCCCACAAGCGCAACCCCATCCTCTGCGAGCGCATCTGCGGCCTGGCCAGGGTCCTGAGGTCCAACGCCCTGGCGGCCCTGGAGAACGTGGCCCTGTGGCACGAGCGGGACATCTCCCACTCCTCGGTGGAGCGGGTAATCATCCCCGATTCCACCACCCTGCTCCACTACATGCTGGTGAAGTTCCACGGCGTGATGCGCGGTCTCAGCCTCTACCCCGAGAACATGCGCCGCAACCTGGAGCTCACCCGCGGCCTGGTCTTCTCGGAGAGCGTGCTTCTGGCCCTGGTGAGGAAGGGTCTGACGCGGGAGGAAGCCTACGCGCTGGTGCAGCGCAACGCCATGCAGTCCTGGTCCACGGGGAGGGATTTTCTTGCCCTGCTCCTGGAAGACCCCGAGGTCATCGGGTATCTCGACCGGGAGGAGCTCGAGGCCTGCTTCGACCTCCCTTCCCACCTGCGCAACCTGGGGCGCATCTTCAAGCGCCTGGAGGAGTTGGTGATCTAA
- the purE gene encoding 5-(carboxyamino)imidazole ribonucleotide mutase, with protein MAPVVALLMGSESDRERVRPAAETLEKMGVEVIWEVISAHRQPDRLWEFVREEAPSRGVEAFIAAAGMAAHLPGVVASLTTLPVIGLPLSSGGLGGLDALLSVVQMPRGVPVASVAVDNAVNAALLACSILALKYEEVAEAWRSYRDSLSKG; from the coding sequence ATGGCACCGGTAGTCGCTTTGCTCATGGGCTCGGAGTCGGATCGCGAACGGGTGCGTCCCGCGGCGGAGACCCTGGAGAAGATGGGCGTGGAGGTGATCTGGGAAGTCATCTCCGCCCACCGTCAGCCGGACAGGTTGTGGGAGTTCGTCCGGGAGGAGGCCCCTTCGCGGGGGGTGGAGGCCTTCATCGCTGCCGCGGGCATGGCCGCTCACCTTCCCGGGGTGGTAGCCTCTCTCACTACCCTACCGGTCATCGGCCTGCCCCTCTCCTCCGGTGGACTGGGCGGCTTGGACGCCCTGCTGTCCGTGGTCCAGATGCCCCGGGGGGTCCCGGTGGCCTCGGTGGCGGTGGACAACGCCGTGAACGCTGCCCTTTTGGCCTGCTCCATTCTGGCCCTGAAATACGAAGAGGTGGCCGAGGCCTGGCGCTCCTATCGCGACAGCCTCTCGAAAGGATAG
- the purD gene encoding phosphoribosylamine--glycine ligase — MKVMVVGSGGREHALAWKIARSPLIDELFCAPGNAGMAELGTCVDIKAEDLEALAAFAERERIELTVVGPEAPLVAGIADVFEKRGLSVFGPGREAAQMEGSKHFAKRLMQEAGVPTGSAEVFTDYDAAVECVRKGSPPYVVKADGLAAGKGVVIARDDRAAYEALKACFLEGRFGEAGKKVLIEEYLEGQEVSVLTLVDGEDILPLAPAQDYKRVGDGDTGPNTGGMGSYSPVPVMTAEDYRRVVEDILRPTAKALAGRGIHYRGILYAGLILTREGPKVLEFNVRFGDPETQAVLPRLESDIVPAMLAVLEGRLPEVELKWRDEACVTVVVASGGYPGDYRTGYPVSGLEEAGSLDGVVVFHAGTRRGEGGEVLTAGGRVLNVSALGKDFQEARERAYRAVERISFTDIYYRRDIALRAVESA, encoded by the coding sequence ATGAAGGTCATGGTGGTGGGAAGCGGCGGGCGGGAGCATGCCTTGGCCTGGAAGATAGCTCGGTCGCCGCTGATCGATGAATTGTTCTGCGCTCCCGGCAACGCGGGGATGGCCGAGCTGGGCACCTGCGTGGACATCAAGGCCGAGGACCTGGAGGCCCTGGCCGCTTTCGCCGAGCGGGAGAGGATCGAACTCACCGTGGTGGGCCCGGAGGCGCCCCTGGTGGCGGGCATCGCTGACGTCTTCGAGAAGCGGGGCCTCTCCGTGTTCGGTCCCGGGCGGGAGGCAGCCCAGATGGAGGGGAGCAAGCACTTCGCTAAGCGCCTCATGCAGGAGGCCGGGGTCCCCACTGGTTCCGCGGAAGTGTTCACCGATTACGACGCGGCGGTGGAGTGCGTGCGGAAAGGAAGCCCGCCCTACGTGGTCAAGGCGGACGGCCTGGCCGCGGGTAAGGGGGTAGTGATAGCCCGGGACGACCGGGCGGCCTACGAGGCTCTCAAAGCCTGCTTCCTCGAGGGGCGCTTCGGGGAGGCGGGGAAGAAGGTGCTCATCGAGGAGTACCTGGAGGGCCAGGAGGTCTCCGTGCTCACCCTGGTGGACGGGGAGGACATCCTGCCCCTGGCCCCGGCCCAGGATTACAAGCGGGTGGGGGACGGGGATACCGGTCCCAACACCGGGGGCATGGGGTCTTATTCCCCGGTTCCGGTGATGACCGCCGAGGACTACCGCCGCGTGGTGGAGGATATACTGCGCCCCACGGCGAAAGCCCTGGCGGGAAGGGGCATCCATTACCGGGGCATTCTCTACGCCGGCCTCATCCTCACCCGGGAAGGGCCCAAGGTGCTGGAGTTCAACGTGCGCTTCGGCGACCCGGAGACCCAGGCAGTGCTCCCCAGGCTGGAGAGCGACATCGTCCCCGCCATGCTGGCCGTCCTGGAGGGGCGCCTCCCGGAGGTGGAGCTGAAATGGAGGGACGAGGCCTGCGTGACCGTGGTGGTGGCCTCGGGAGGGTACCCGGGTGATTACCGGACGGGTTATCCCGTCTCCGGCCTGGAGGAGGCCGGTTCCCTGGACGGGGTAGTGGTCTTCCACGCCGGGACCCGGCGGGGGGAGGGCGGGGAGGTGCTCACCGCCGGCGGCCGGGTGCTTAACGTGAGCGCTCTTGGAAAGGATTTCCAGGAGGCCAGGGAGAGGGCTTACCGGGCGGTGGAGAGGATAAGCTTCACGGATATCTATTACCGGAGGGACATCGCCCTGCGGGCGGTGGAGAGCGCCTGA